The Balaenoptera acutorostrata chromosome 10, mBalAcu1.1, whole genome shotgun sequence genome has a window encoding:
- the RPL14 gene encoding 60S ribosomal protein L14: MVFRRFVEVGRVAYVSFGPHAGRLVAIVDVIDQNRALVDGPCTQVRRQAMPFKCMQLTDFILKFPHSARQKYVREAWEKADINAKWAATRWAKKIEAREKKAKMTDFDRYKVMKARKMRNRLIKLEVKKLQKAALLKASPKKALAAKGAATAAAAKVPAKKMTATGKKAPAQKVPAQKAAGQKAAPPPKAQKGQKAPAQKAPAPKASGKKA, translated from the exons ATG GTGTTCAGGCGCTTCGTGGAGGTTGGCCGGGTGGCCTACGTCTCCTTTGGGCCTCATGCCGGGAGGCTGGTCGCGATTGTAGATGTTATTGATCAGAACAGG GCTTTGGTGGATGGACCTTGCACTCAAGTAAGGAGACAGGCTATGCCTTTCAAATGCATGCAGCTCACTGACTTCATCCTCAAATTCCCACACAG TGCCCGCCAGAAGTATGTCCGAGAAGCCTGGGAGAAGGCAGATATCAATGCAAAGTGGGCAGCCACAAGGTGGGCCAAGAAGATTGAAGCCAGAGAAAAG aaagccAAGATGACAGATTTTGATCGTTACAAAGTCATGAAGGCAAGGAAAATG AGGAACAGACTAATCAAGCTTGAAGTTAAGAAACTTCAAAAGGCAGCTCTCCTGAAGGCTTCTCCCAAGAAAGCACTTGCTGCTAAGGGGGCAGCTACGGCAGCTGCTGCAAAGGTTCCAGCAAAAAAGATGACTGCTACGGGTAAGAAGGCTCCAGCCCAGAAGGTTCCTGCCCAGAAagctgcaggccagaaggcagcaCCTCCTCCAAAAGCTCAGAAGGGTCAGAAAGCTCCAGCCCAGAAAGCACCTGCTCCAAAGGCATCTGGCAAGAAAGCATGA